From the Theobroma cacao cultivar B97-61/B2 chromosome 2, Criollo_cocoa_genome_V2, whole genome shotgun sequence genome, one window contains:
- the LOC18609921 gene encoding lignin-forming anionic peroxidase, giving the protein MVTVFRNSLSCQANRVAAVVMLLLLSSACQAKLSSTFYEKSCPNALSTIRKPIRMAIARERRMAASLIRLHFHDCFVQGCDASILLDNSPSVPSEKLAPPNNHSVRGFEVIDQAKSAVEKVCPGVVSCADILAVAARDASVYVGGPSWTVKLGRRDSTTASPCLACSDLPRPNDSLKRLISRFRAKGLSARDMVALSGAHTIGQAQCFTFQERIYSNGSNIDAGFASKRRLRCPATPGDGKSNLAALDLVTPNSFDNNYFKNLLQKKGLLQSDQVLFSGGSTDDIVSEYSRNPCTFKSDFATAMIKMGNIKPPTGSAGIIRKICSQVNN; this is encoded by the exons ATGGTCACCGTATTTAGAAACTCTTTGTCATGCCAAGCGAATAGAGTTGCTGCTGTGGTGATGCTGCTGCTTTTGAGCAGCGCATGCCAAGCAAAACTTTCTTCTACTTTTTATGAAAAGTCATGCCCAAATGCACTTAGTACCATTCGAAAACCCATCAGAATGGCTATTGCACGAGAGCGTAGAATGGCTGCATCTCTTATTCGCCTTCATTTCCATGATTGCTTTGTTCAG GGATGTGATGCCTCAATCTTACTAGATAATTCCCCTTCAGTCCCAAGCGAAAAGCTTGCACCGCCGAACAACCACTCTGTAAGAGGTTTTGAAGTCATTGATCAGGCAAAATCTGCGGTGGAGAAAGTTTGTCCTGGAGTTGTGTCTTGTGCAGACATCCTTGCAGTTGCAGCCAGGGATGCCTCTGTATAC GTAGGTGGCCCATCTTGGACAGTGAAGCTTGGAAGAAGAGATTCTACCACTGCAAGCCCATGTCTGGCTTGCAGTGATCTTCCACGTCCTAACGATAGCCTTAAACGCCTTATCTCTCGCTTTAGAGCCAAGGGCCTTAGTGCAAGGGACATGGTTGCTTTGTCAG GGGCTCATACTATAGGACAAGCTCAATGCTTCACATTTCAGGAAAGGATATACAGCAACGGAAGTAACATCGACGCTGGATTTGCTAGCAAACGCAGGCTCCGTTGTCCCGCCACTCCTGGCGATGGTAAGAGTAATTTGGCAGCACTCGATCTGGTTACGCCCAATTCCTTTGACAACAACTACTTCAAGAACCTGTTGCAAAAGAAAGGTCTTCTACAGTCGGATCAAGTCCTGTTTAGTGGTGGATCCACGGATGACATAGTCTCCGAGTATAGCAGGAACCCCTGTACTTTCAAGTCTGACTTTGCAACTGCCATGATCAAAATGGGAAATATCAAACCTCCAACTGGTTCAGCTGGGATAATAAGGAAGATTTGCAGTCAAGTCAATAATTAG